Proteins encoded together in one Pongo abelii isolate AG06213 chromosome 8, NHGRI_mPonAbe1-v2.0_pri, whole genome shotgun sequence window:
- the LGI1 gene encoding leucine-rich glioma-inactivated protein 1 isoform X3 has product MESERSKRMGNACIPLKRIAYFLCLLSALLLTEGKKPAKPKCPAVCTCTKDNALCENARSIPRTVPPDVISLSFVRSGFTEISEGSFLFTPSLQLLLFTSNSFDVISDDAFIGLPHLEYLFIENNNIKSISRHTFRGLKSLIHLSLANNNLQTLPKDIFKGLDSLTNVDLRGNSFNCDCKLKWLVEWLGHTNATVEDIYCEGPPEYKKRKINSLSSKDFDCIITEFAKSQDLPYQSLSIDTFSYLNDEYVVIAQPFTGKCIFLEWDHVEKTFRNYDNITVLREIHRFTNMS; this is encoded by the exons ATGGAATCAGAAAGAAGCAAAAGGATGGGAAATGCCTGCATTCCCCTGAAAAGAATTGCTTATTTCCTATGTCTCTTATCTGCGCTTTTGCTGACTGAGGGGAAGAAACCAGCGAAGCCAAAATGCCCTGCCGTGTGTACTTGTACCAAAGATAATGCTTTATGTGAGAATGCCAGATCCATTCCACGCACCGTTCCTCctgatgttatctcatt atcCTTTGTGAGATCTGGTTTTACTGAAATCTCAGAAGGGAGTTTTTTATTCACACCATCGCTGCAGCTCTT GTTATTCACATCGAACTCCTTTGATGTGATCAGTGATGATGCTTTTATTGGTCTTCCACATCTAGAGTATTT ATTCAtagaaaacaacaacatcaaGTCAATTTCAAGACATACTTTCCGGGGACTAAAGTCATTAATTCACTT gagccTTGCAAACAACAATCTCCAGACACTcccaaaagatattttcaaaggcCTGGATTCTTTAACAAATGT GGACCTGAGGGGTAATTCATTTAATTGTGACTGTAAACTGAAATGGCTAGTGGAATGGCTTGGCCACACCAATGCAACTGTTGAAGACATCTACTGCGAAGGCCCCCCAGAATACAAGAAGCGCAAAATCAATAGTCTCTCCTCCAAGGATTTCGATTGCATCATTACAG aatttgcaaagTCTCAAGACCTGCCTTATCAATCATTGTCCATAGAcactttttcttatttgaatGATGAGTATGTAGTCATCGCTCAGCCTTTTACTGGAAAATGCATTTTCCTTGAATGGGACCATGTGGAAAAGACCTTCCGGAATTATGACAACATTACAG